Proteins found in one Anopheles aquasalis chromosome 3, idAnoAquaMG_Q_19, whole genome shotgun sequence genomic segment:
- the LOC126574355 gene encoding papilin-like: MEQTEHQQGHLRIDRLSGDCSSASSATSTDTDCSSSSPADSETVSGRDRVPRVVAKKGNRSGTYSFGTEQRQHRKPLAGGHGARKKRVAFADQQRESTSESDRTSDDSTDSSDDADGNAPQKAGRRSFSAVLVLNGSEDDEQEQQQKDESVASSAWLTGMNGNSEIADIQQDEHDAMASRQQERVVLKRIEKIQSQEE, from the coding sequence ATGGAGCaaaccgagcaccagcagggcCATTTACGAATTGATCGGTTGTCTGGCGACTGTTCATCGGCTTCGTCAGCGACATCAACCGACACAGactgttcctcttcctctcctgcGGACAGTGAAACGGTTAGCGGTCGTGATAGGGTTCCTCGTGTGGTGGCGAAGAAGGGAAACAGATCCGGAACGTACTCGTTTGGTActgagcagcggcagcaccgcaAGCCACTAGCCGGTGGACACGGTGCCAGGAAGAAACGTGTCGCTTTCGCCGACCAACAACGGGAGAGCACAAGTGAAAGTGATCGTACATCGGATGATTCGACGGACTCGAGTGATGACGCAGATGGCAATGCTCCACAGAAGGCAGGACGGAGGAGCTTTAGTGCCGTTCTGGTGCTTAATGGTTCGGAGGATgatgagcaggagcagcaacaaaaggatGAAAGTGTCGCTTCTTCCGCTTGGTTGACGGGAATGAATGGAAACAGTGAAATTGCTGATATTCAGCAGGATGAGCATGATGCAATGGCGAGTCGTCAACAGGAACGGGTAGTGCTGAAGCGAATAGAGAAAATACAAAGTCAGGAAGAGTAA
- the LOC126574354 gene encoding L-lactate dehydrogenase: MSEVKAKLLTQVAEPMTSSGNKVTIVGIGQVGMACAFSILTQNVSSEIALIDVNADKLQGEKLDLQHGSAFMKNAQISAGTDFSVSAGSRLIVITAGVRQKEGESRLDLVQRNTDILKGIIPKLVAQSPECILLVVSNPVDILTYVAWKLSGLPKNRVIGSGTNLDSSRFRFLMSQKLGVAPTSCHGWIIGEHGDSSVPVWSGVNVAGVRLAEINPSIGTSDDTEKWGDLHHEVVNSAYEVIRLKGYTSWAIGLSVASLASALLRNTYNVHAVSTLVAGEHGITDDVYLSLPCVLGRNGVSHVVKQILTTEETEKLQASAKLMAQVQAGIKF, from the exons atgtCGGAAGTGAAAGCGAAACTGCTCACGCAAGTGGCCGAACCGATGACCTCGTCCGGCAACAAGGTCACCATCGTTGGCATCGGCCAAGTCGGTATGGCTTGCGCCTTCAGTATCTTGACCCAG AACGTGTCCAGCGAGATCGCACTGATCGATGTGAACGCCGACAAGCTGCAGGGCGAGAAGCTGGATCTGCAGCACGGTTCCGCCTTCATGAAGAATGCCCAGATCAGCGCTGGTACCG ACTTCTCCGTTAGTGCCGGCTCCCGGCTGATCGTCATCACGGCCGGTGTCCGCCAGAAGGAGGGCGAAAGCCGACTGGATCTGGTGCAGCGCAACACCGACATCCTGAAGGGTATAATTCCCAAACTGGTCGCCCAGAGCCCCGAATGCATTCTGCTCGTCGTCTCGAACCCGGTCGACATCCTTACCTACGTCGCCTGGAAGCTCAGTGGTCTGCCCAAGAACCGTGTCATCGGATCGGGCACCAACCTCGATTCgtcccgtttccgtttcctgatGTCGCAGAAGCTCGGCGTTGCACCGACTTCCTGCCACGGATGGATCATTGGAGAGCACGGTGACAGCAGTGTGCCGGTTTGGTCGGGTGTTAATGTGGCCGGAGTGCGATTGGCCGAAATCAACCCTTCGATCGGTACCAGCGATGATACGGAGAAGTGGGGCGATCTACACCACGAGGTCGTCAACAGTGCGTACGAGGTGATCCGTCTGAAGGGTTACACATCGTGGGCCATCGGTTTGAGTGTGGCTTCGCTCGCTTCTGCGCTTCTGCGCAACACTTACAACGTGCATGCCGTCTCGACGTTGGTTGCG GGTGAGCATGGTATCACCGATGACGTGTATCTGTCGCTGCCATGCGTCCTCGGCCGTAACGGCGTTAGCCACGTGGTGAAGCAGATCCTGACGACGGAGGAAACGGAGAAACTGCAGGCCTCGGCTAAGCTGATGGCCCAGGTCCAGGCTGGAATCAAATTCTAA
- the LOC126574804 gene encoding arrestin domain-containing protein 17-like has translation MAPAVATVCKITLDGNSQDVFFAGQKLSGTVDLTPSKPKKVKGVQLKITGVGCVRWTETYGTGTTIPFSGREDYLTHTVDFLRSETDEPIDLPAQRHLYRFSLLLPDTLPTSFEGDYGYIRYTVRLVLQRPWKFDLTYKIAFTVVNQLNLNTLDPPLNVAVVQEQIKHFNCGPCRSDPLTINVLLPMTGYVPGQFILTTVDISNRSNKCIAEVKLKLRRQVLYRSKCPHEQTKVVRCTLAKFQCSGVDSKSSAGYERRFLVPPEPPTRSDTIIRLEYYVEVVAKVLGMASSPRVRIPITIGTIPLMKLNRTQQRASIVESHFVPSSSASSAGTAGPKKHTSIQSLMIPHTFEQSSNRTEVQIEDDDDPPSFGTLVFAPRYPVFRFEDDDSEVISGVTLDRKSTKKQTDDTAATSKSSSSRS, from the exons ATGgcaccagcagtggcaacGGTCTGCAAGATCACGCTCGACGGTAACTCCCAGGATGTGTTTTTCGCCGGCCAGAAGCTCTCCGGTACGGTCGATCTTACGCCatcgaagccgaagaaggtgAAAG GAGTTCAGCTAAAGATCACGGGCGTCGGGTGCGTACGATGGACGGAAACCTACGGTACCGGTACGACGATCCCATTCAGTGGACGCGAAGACTACCTCACCCATACCGTGGACTTTCTGCGCTCGGAAACGG aTGAACCAATCGATCTGCCTGCCCAGCGGCATCTGTACCGGTTCTCGCTCCTGCTGCCCGACACGCTGCCAACATCGTTCGAGGGTGATTACGGCTACATCCGCTACACGGTTCGGCTCGTACTGCAGCGACCGTGGAAGTTCGATCTCACCTACAAGATCGCATTCACCGTCGTCAATCAGCTGAATCTGAACACGCTCGATCCACCGCTGAACGTGGCAGTGGTGCAGGAACAGATCAAACACTTCAACTGTGGCCCCTGCCGGTCGGATCCACTCACCATCAACGTGCTACTGCCGATGACCGGATACGTGCCGGGCCAGTTCATCCTTACCACCGTCGACATCTCGAACCGGAGCAACAAGTGCATTGCGGAGGTGAAACTCAAACTTCGCCGTCAGGTCCTGTATCGCAGCAAGTGCCCTCACGAGCAGACCAAGGTGGTGCGCTGTACGCTCGCCAAGTTTCAGTGCAGTGGCGTCGACAGCAAATCGTCGGCAGGGTACGAGCGGCGGTTTCTggtgccaccggaaccaccgaccCGGAGTGATACGATCATACGGCTCGAGTATTACGTCGAGGTGGTGGCGAAGGTGCTCGGCATGGCCAGTAGCCCCCGGGTCCGGATACCCATCACCATCGGTACCATTCCGCTGATGAAGCTCAACCGAACGCAACAGCGAGCGTCCATCGTGGAGTCACACTTCGTACCCTCCTCCTCTGCCTCCTCAGCCGGGACTGCAGGACCCAAGAAGCACACCAGCATACAATCTCTCATGA TTCCACATACGTTTGAGCAGTCGTCCAATCGTACGGAGGTACAgatcgaggacgatgacgatccaCCATCGTTCGGAACCCTGGTGTTTGCGCCCCGCTATCCCGTGTTTCGGTTCGAGGATGACGATAGCGAGGTGATATCCGGAGTTACTCTGGATCGCAAATCCACAAAGAAGCAAACGGATGATACGGCAGCAACAAGCAAgagctccagcagcaggagctag